The proteins below are encoded in one region of Candidatus Margulisiibacteriota bacterium:
- a CDS encoding FtsX-like permease family protein — protein IKKLMGLKPQETGSLQIVLKYPKTAVKQADKLHAALTPNVAAIAGEIQRTSGDINICMLSFKRDAISLAILTKNIIIQEKDVIFPAKEQVFISAKLAKENQLKAGDSITINYITKFDPQNVTRNYKLTGTFSSRYLPDNTVLFSDDVFFKYYYEDLPPDNKIFIISESHPLYAALGKEWERLARSRTTKEMTKKMKDLANYKGGSAALDVRTMYETAESIIKLEKALNIITLAAVLILFFIILIGVVNTLRMTIRERTREIGTVRAIGMQKNDVRNSFILETFLLTLISTIIGTLLAFLIMDLLGKITIHSDSFMSILLVDKHINFVPKLTAIIFNMLLIIFIAVATAFFPAHRASRLPCAKALSHFE, from the coding sequence ATCAAAAAGCTGATGGGCTTAAAACCTCAGGAAACAGGGAGTCTGCAAATTGTTCTGAAATATCCGAAAACAGCCGTTAAACAAGCGGACAAACTTCACGCCGCTCTTACGCCGAATGTAGCGGCCATAGCTGGAGAAATACAGCGAACCTCTGGCGATATCAACATTTGCATGCTAAGTTTTAAACGCGATGCAATCTCCTTGGCAATTTTAACGAAGAATATTATCATTCAAGAAAAAGATGTCATTTTCCCGGCTAAAGAACAGGTATTCATATCAGCCAAATTGGCAAAAGAAAATCAGCTGAAAGCCGGAGATTCCATCACGATTAATTATATAACCAAGTTTGATCCGCAAAACGTAACCAGAAATTATAAATTAACCGGAACTTTTTCTTCCAGGTATTTGCCGGATAACACGGTTCTTTTTAGTGATGACGTTTTCTTCAAATATTATTATGAGGACTTGCCACCGGACAACAAGATTTTCATAATATCAGAAAGTCATCCTTTGTACGCAGCCCTGGGCAAAGAATGGGAGCGGCTGGCACGCAGTCGTACGACCAAGGAAATGACAAAAAAAATGAAAGACCTGGCAAATTATAAGGGAGGTAGCGCAGCTCTGGATGTGCGGACTATGTATGAAACCGCTGAAAGTATCATCAAGCTGGAAAAAGCTTTAAACATCATTACCCTTGCCGCTGTACTTATCCTGTTTTTCATTATTCTCATCGGAGTTGTAAATACTCTGCGCATGACTATTCGTGAAAGGACCAGGGAAATAGGCACAGTCCGAGCTATCGGCATGCAAAAAAATGATGTTCGTAACAGCTTCATTCTGGAAACATTTTTACTGACCCTCATCTCCACGATTATCGGCACATTGCTGGCTTTTTTAATCATGGACCTGCTTGGCAAAATCACTATCCACTCAGACAGTTTCATGAGTATTTTGCTGGTGGACAAACATATAAACTTTGTTCCGAAACTAACAGCCATAATTTTTAATATGCTGTTAATTATTTTTATTGCTGTCGCTACTGCTTTCTTCCCGGCACACCGGGCTTCCAGACTCCCTTGTGCCAAAGCTTTGAGTCATTTTGAATAA
- a CDS encoding outer membrane lipoprotein-sorting protein has translation MCFFNYLKFIIFTALVCFSFSSEISVTDMMKKLDDLQEMKTDITARVNITQQKVNQGIKVIDMVYYRRDKDDAFMIVMTAPEAEKGNGYLKIGDNFWMYRRNTRTFQHINRDESIAGSDASADDFEKRKLVELYKPEISANNKEIFFSEKLGDFPVYKFKLTAKVKDVKYPSVYYWVRQDNFLPLKEQQYSLTETLMETAYFMKYTIVDGRYVWVKGMFIDEFEKGNKTVVEISGISTKKLDDSIFTKAYLENLSK, from the coding sequence ATGTGTTTTTTTAACTACCTGAAATTTATTATTTTTACCGCTTTGGTATGCTTCTCGTTTTCCTCAGAAATTAGCGTTACGGATATGATGAAAAAGCTGGATGATTTGCAGGAAATGAAAACGGACATTACTGCCAGGGTGAATATTACACAGCAAAAGGTTAATCAGGGCATAAAAGTAATTGATATGGTCTATTATCGCAGAGATAAGGATGACGCTTTTATGATAGTTATGACAGCGCCTGAAGCGGAAAAAGGAAATGGCTACTTAAAAATAGGTGACAATTTCTGGATGTACAGAAGAAATACCCGTACCTTCCAGCACATAAACCGTGACGAAAGCATAGCAGGCAGTGATGCCAGCGCCGATGATTTTGAAAAACGCAAATTGGTAGAATTGTATAAACCCGAAATATCCGCAAACAATAAAGAAATATTTTTTTCAGAAAAATTAGGTGATTTTCCCGTATACAAGTTCAAACTCACGGCTAAAGTAAAAGATGTGAAATATCCATCGGTTTACTACTGGGTACGCCAGGATAATTTTCTGCCCTTGAAAGAACAACAGTATTCTCTTACCGAAACACTCATGGAAACAGCCTATTTCATGAAATATACAATTGTAGACGGTCGTTATGTATGGGTAAAAGGTATGTTTATTGATGAATTTGAAAAAGGCAATAAAACAGTGGTAGAAATATCGGGAATATCAACAAAAAAGCTGGATGACTCCATTTTTACCAAAGCCTATTTGGAAAATCTGAGCAAATAA
- the phoU gene encoding phosphate signaling complex protein PhoU — translation MSRDDFHHKLDKAQDMIMKMGEIIHLLMTEIIVMYQTKKVDMDKVEHLYKEEDKLDQLEFDIEKLTMELLALQQPMAIDLRTIMCIIKISMDLERIGDHIRKIIRKSKKVIELGEREHFNSLAEMTILLRQMIEQILIAFKENNVQLARETLKNDQKINDIQRSLFQQYIDKIQEKPTQEVISSKIYLLFITRFLERIGDHVENIGERVLYKVTGDIKSLKEKVY, via the coding sequence ATGTCTAGAGATGATTTTCATCACAAACTGGATAAGGCGCAGGATATGATTATGAAAATGGGTGAAATCATCCATTTACTGATGACAGAGATAATCGTCATGTACCAGACCAAGAAAGTGGACATGGATAAAGTTGAACATTTATATAAGGAAGAGGATAAGCTGGACCAGCTGGAGTTTGATATTGAAAAATTAACCATGGAGTTGCTTGCCTTGCAGCAGCCTATGGCCATTGATCTGCGCACTATCATGTGTATCATAAAAATCAGTATGGACCTGGAACGAATCGGCGATCATATCCGTAAAATTATTCGAAAAAGTAAAAAGGTCATTGAACTTGGTGAAAGAGAACATTTCAACTCATTGGCTGAAATGACTATACTTTTGCGTCAGATGATTGAACAGATACTTATTGCTTTTAAAGAAAACAATGTACAACTGGCCAGAGAAACTTTGAAAAATGATCAGAAAATTAATGATATTCAACGGTCATTATTTCAACAATACATTGATAAAATTCAAGAAAAACCTACGCAGGAAGTAATCAGTTCCAAGATTTATCTACTGTTTATTACCCGTTTTCTGGAACGGATAGGGGACCATGTGGAAAATATAGGAGAACGGGTCCTTTATAAGGTAACAGGTGACATCAAGTCGCTGAAAGAGAAGGTTTACTAG
- the pstB gene encoding phosphate ABC transporter ATP-binding protein PstB: MKTILKTQNFTFYYGKKMAIKDISVNITERKITAVIGPSGCGKSTFLRSFNRLNELISNVSYNGKIFFHDQDIYEPGLDVVTLREKIGMVFQKPNPFPKTISENIKYGPKIQGMKAKKSLDEIVEYYLKKVVLWDEVKDKLNESAFSLSGGQQQRLCIARALAVKPEVLLMDEPCSALDPIATLKIEDLMKELSKEITIIIVTHNMQQAARVSDHTAFFNTDASRVGQLIEYGLTKDIFTNPKNIQTTDYITGRFG; the protein is encoded by the coding sequence ATGAAGACTATTCTTAAAACTCAGAATTTTACATTTTATTATGGTAAAAAAATGGCCATTAAGGATATCTCGGTAAATATAACGGAACGAAAGATAACCGCTGTAATCGGCCCTTCAGGCTGCGGCAAGTCTACATTTTTAAGATCGTTTAATCGTCTGAATGAATTGATCAGCAATGTATCCTATAATGGTAAAATATTTTTTCACGATCAGGATATTTATGAACCGGGACTGGATGTGGTTACTTTACGTGAAAAAATCGGTATGGTCTTTCAGAAACCCAATCCTTTTCCCAAAACAATATCTGAAAATATCAAATACGGGCCAAAAATTCAGGGAATGAAGGCTAAAAAAAGTCTCGATGAAATCGTAGAATACTATTTAAAAAAAGTTGTTCTCTGGGATGAAGTGAAAGATAAATTAAATGAATCTGCCTTTTCTTTATCCGGTGGGCAGCAGCAGAGGCTCTGTATAGCCAGGGCTTTGGCAGTAAAACCCGAAGTGCTTTTAATGGATGAGCCTTGTTCGGCGCTTGATCCGATTGCTACTTTAAAAATAGAAGATCTTATGAAAGAATTAAGTAAGGAGATAACTATAATTATAGTGACCCATAATATGCAGCAGGCCGCCAGAGTATCGGATCATACCGCGTTTTTTAATACAGACGCGAGCAGGGTAGGGCAACTTATTGAATATGGCCTGACCAAAGATATTTTCACTAATCCAAAAAATATACAGACGACGGATTACATCACAGGGCGTTTCGGATAA
- the pstA gene encoding phosphate ABC transporter permease PstA, translated as MHSIKPANIKENIVFALLYFSFFLVLVFLILIIGLTFYHSLGTLSWNFIFEPPLNGMKEGGIFPMIIGTLLVTFISAIFAIPLGIFSAIYLVEYAKDTYYTRLTRMAIRNLSAVPSIVYGLFGLAIFVKTMQFGTSMLSAGLTLGLLTLPTIISTSEEALKIVPKTYKEGAYALGATRWQALYKIILPVAFPGIMTGIILGLSRAIGETAPILFTGVAFYLPHLSLDIFQQFMALPYHLYIMSTQHHDIEGVRGIAYSTAAVLILIALMLNIIASVIRHRFRER; from the coding sequence ATGCATAGTATTAAACCAGCGAATATTAAGGAAAATATTGTTTTCGCTTTGCTATACTTCTCTTTTTTTCTTGTCCTGGTTTTTTTGATTTTAATAATTGGATTAACTTTTTATCACAGCCTGGGCACTTTGTCATGGAATTTTATTTTTGAGCCACCATTAAACGGTATGAAGGAAGGCGGGATATTCCCGATGATCATCGGTACATTGCTGGTAACTTTTATTTCCGCAATATTTGCTATACCGTTAGGCATTTTCAGCGCTATATATCTGGTTGAATATGCTAAAGATACTTATTACACAAGGCTGACCAGGATGGCTATCAGGAATCTTTCAGCTGTGCCATCCATAGTCTATGGTCTTTTTGGTCTGGCAATTTTTGTAAAAACCATGCAGTTTGGAACATCGATGCTCAGCGCGGGACTTACTTTGGGTCTGCTTACACTGCCTACTATCATCAGCACTTCCGAAGAAGCTTTGAAGATTGTACCGAAAACTTATAAAGAAGGCGCTTATGCCTTGGGAGCAACCAGATGGCAGGCGCTTTATAAAATTATTTTGCCTGTAGCTTTCCCCGGAATAATGACGGGCATTATTCTCGGTCTTTCCAGGGCCATCGGAGAAACAGCACCTATATTGTTTACAGGAGTAGCTTTTTATTTACCGCATTTAAGCCTGGATATTTTCCAGCAGTTTATGGCATTACCTTATCATCTGTACATCATGTCTACCCAACATCATGATATTGAAGGAGTAAGGGGCATCGCTTATTCTACGGCTGCTGTATTGATACTAATTGCCCTGATGTTGAACATCATAGCCTCTGTAATCAGGCACAGGTTCAGAGAGAGGTAG
- the pstC gene encoding phosphate ABC transporter permease subunit PstC yields the protein MELRINKNKAFDELTNWVFKLSSSISILVVVGIFIFLFKESLPFFKEMRPADLFLSAKWNPEGWSGEYYGILALVWGSLLVTVITLVISIPLGLMVAVFIAEIAPRNLKIFIKPVIELLAGIPSVVIGFFGLVFVGPLIAGIFHLANGLNALNGGLLLSIMVLPTIITLSEDAINGVPKDYREASFALGATKLETIFKVTLPAASSGILAAIMLGMGRAIGETMAVLMACGNAPALAKSIFDPVRTLTSTIAIEMGEVAYDTNHYYALFNLGLYLFLISFFINNIAEYFLKKGRRNA from the coding sequence ATGGAGTTAAGGATCAACAAAAATAAAGCGTTTGATGAACTGACAAACTGGGTATTCAAATTATCCAGCTCAATATCAATACTGGTTGTTGTTGGTATCTTTATTTTTCTTTTTAAGGAAAGCCTGCCTTTTTTCAAAGAAATGCGACCAGCAGATTTGTTTTTATCAGCCAAATGGAATCCCGAAGGTTGGAGTGGAGAATATTACGGGATATTAGCTTTGGTCTGGGGTTCTTTGCTTGTTACAGTGATAACACTGGTCATTTCCATTCCTCTGGGATTAATGGTTGCCGTTTTTATTGCTGAAATCGCTCCCAGAAATTTGAAGATATTCATCAAACCTGTAATTGAATTGCTGGCCGGTATTCCGTCTGTTGTAATAGGCTTTTTCGGACTGGTTTTTGTAGGTCCGCTAATAGCCGGGATTTTCCATTTGGCAAATGGATTGAACGCTTTAAACGGAGGATTGCTTTTGTCGATAATGGTACTGCCTACAATTATTACTCTTTCTGAAGATGCTATTAATGGTGTACCCAAAGACTATCGGGAGGCAAGCTTTGCTTTGGGAGCTACCAAACTGGAAACTATTTTTAAGGTAACTCTGCCGGCTGCATCTTCAGGGATTCTTGCAGCTATAATGCTGGGCATGGGCCGGGCCATAGGTGAGACAATGGCGGTTTTGATGGCCTGCGGCAACGCACCTGCTCTGGCTAAATCCATTTTTGATCCGGTACGTACTTTAACTTCAACCATTGCCATAGAAATGGGTGAGGTAGCTTATGATACAAATCATTACTATGCTTTATTTAATTTAGGATTATATTTATTTTTAATATCTTTTTTTATTAATAATATTGCTGAATACTTTTTGAAAAAAGGACGTAGAAATGCATAG
- a CDS encoding PstS family phosphate ABC transporter substrate-binding protein — protein MRKILIRWVGLVMFGGILLANTPIQIKGSDTMVNLVQKLAEVYMQQNTKVSISVIGGGSGTGISALINQKTDICNSSRLIQPKELAQCKQKGIAVKEIIIAVDALSVIINASNPLNQLPMDKIGAIFRGEITNWKQVGGPDKVITLYGRQSNSGTFSFFREHVLKGEYSDKMLQMNGNSQIVEAVRHDSAAIGYVGVAYAAENDKPLRGLKILNVSAKQGDIAYSPLVEANIISNKYPVSRGLNQYISAKSGKTVQDFINFELSVQGQKIVTGEGFYGVKDQQK, from the coding sequence TTAGTTATGTTCGGGGGTATTTTGTTAGCCAATACACCAATACAGATTAAAGGGTCTGACACTATGGTTAATTTGGTACAGAAGTTAGCCGAGGTTTATATGCAGCAGAATACGAAAGTTTCTATTTCTGTAATCGGCGGGGGTTCGGGTACCGGTATAAGTGCTTTGATTAATCAAAAAACAGATATCTGCAACTCATCACGTCTTATCCAGCCCAAGGAACTGGCTCAGTGTAAACAAAAGGGTATTGCTGTGAAAGAGATTATTATTGCCGTAGACGCACTTTCTGTGATTATTAATGCTTCCAATCCGCTTAATCAGTTGCCAATGGACAAGATCGGAGCTATTTTCAGGGGCGAAATAACTAACTGGAAACAAGTAGGTGGACCGGATAAAGTTATCACACTTTATGGCCGGCAGAGCAACTCCGGAACTTTTAGTTTTTTCAGGGAACATGTTCTAAAAGGTGAATATTCCGATAAAATGCTGCAGATGAACGGTAACTCCCAGATTGTTGAAGCTGTTCGTCATGATTCCGCGGCTATTGGATATGTGGGCGTAGCCTATGCGGCAGAAAATGATAAACCTTTGCGGGGATTAAAAATTTTAAATGTATCTGCAAAACAGGGGGATATAGCATACAGTCCATTAGTAGAGGCTAACATTATTTCTAATAAATATCCTGTTTCCAGAGGTTTGAACCAATATATTTCAGCAAAATCCGGTAAAACAGTACAAGACTTTATAAATTTTGAACTTTCGGTCCAGGGCCAAAAGATAGTAACAGGAGAAGGGTTCTATGGAGTTAAGGATCAACAAAAATAA